The sequence CATTCCCGCCTTCAGCGAGGCGCTGATCGAGGCGCTCACGGCCTGACGGCAGGCTTCAGGCGCATGCTTTTCCCCGCGCCTGAAGCCTGTGGCGCGCCGCTCCTATACAATGCCCGCCCCCTTACCCGGAGCCGCCCCGATGACCCTGCCCAGCCTGCGCCTCAAAGCCAACGCCGATCGCCGCCTGCGCGCCGGCCATCTGTGGGTTTACAGCAACGAGGTGGACACTGCCGCCACGCCGCTGAGCGGTTTCGCCGCGGGTGACCAGGCGATTCTGGAGGCTGCGGGCGGCAAGCCGCTGGGCATCGTCGGCATTTCGCCGAACAACCTGATCTGCGCACGCCTGTTGTCGCGCGACCTCAAACACAGCCTGGACAAATCGCTGCTGGTGCATCGCATCCAGGTGGCACTGTCGCTGCGCGAGCGATTGTTCGATCAACCCTGCTACCGCCTGGTCTACGGCGACTCCGACCTGCTGCCGGGGCTGGTGGTCGATCGCTTCCATGATCATCTGGTCGTGCAACTCGCTTCGGCCACCATGGAGCGCAACAAGGACGCCGTGCTCGAAGCCCTGGTGCAGGTACTCAAGCCTCGCGGCGTGCTGTGGAAGAACGACTCCAGCGCGCGCGATGCCGAGGGCCTCGAACGCTACGTCGACACCGCGTTCGGCGTGGTACCCGAGTGGGTGGCGCTGGAAGAAAACGGTGTGAAGTTCGAGGCCCCCGTGCTGCAGGGCCAGAAGACCGGCTGGTTCTACGATCACCGGATGAACCGCGCGCGCCTGGCCCCCTACGTCAAGGGCAAGCGGGTGCTCGACCTGTTCAGCTATATCGGCGGCTGGGGCGTGCAGGCCGCGGCGTTCGGCGCCAGTGAAGTGTTCTGCGTCGACGCCTCGGCGTTCGCCCTCGATGGCGTCGAGCGCAACGCCGCCCTCAATGGCGTCGCGGAGAAAATGACCTGCGTCGAGGGCGATGCCTTCGAGGCCATCAAGGAACTGAAGAATGCCGAGGAACGCTTCGATGTGGTCATCACCGACCCACCGGCATTCATCAAACGCAAGAAGGATCTGAAAAACGGCGAGGCCGCCTATCGCCGCCTCAACGAAATGGCCATGCGCCTGCTCAACAAGGACGGCATCCTGGTCAGCGCGTCCTGCTCGATGCATCTGCCCGAGGACGATCTGCAGAATATTCTGCTCGGCAGCGCACGACACCTGGATCGCAACATCCAGTTGCTCGAACGCGGCGGCCAGGGCCCGGACCACCCGGTGCATCCAGCGATTCCCGAAACGCGCTACATCAAGAGCATCACCTGCCGGATTCTGCCCAATAGCTGACGGCAGCGCTTCGCCACGGCGTTCTGGAGCAGGTGGACGACCTCGTCCCTTCAGGCTTAGAGGGGGCGAGCGGATTCGGACGTGCCGAGCGTTCGACGCAGGCTGTTGGTCCCGAACGGCGCGGGCCGACCGCCAGCCTTTCGCGGTGCCGCGACCGCGCGTAGAATCGGGTCCATTCCTCGCCTTTATCCCCCGGCGAGCCAGTGGGCGCAGGCCGCACGAGCGTTACCCCGCCTCGATCCGGTCCCTCCGCACGCACGGTCACCTGCCGTTGCACGCGGCCCAGGTGACGCTCACCATAAGCACTACTCGACCCGCTGATTAGCCGCAGGAACCGTCATGCCCGATTACCGCTCGAAAACCTCCACGCACGGCCGCAACATGGCCGGTGCCCGTGCACTGTGGCGCGCCACCGGCATGAAGGATGAAGACTTCAAGAAGCCGATCATCGCCATCGCCAACTCGTTCACCCAGTTCGTACCCGGCCACGTTCACCTGAAGGACCTTGGCCAGCTGGTCGCCCGTGAAATCGAGAAGGCCGGCGGTGTGGCCAAGGAATTCAACACCATCGCGGTCGACGACGGCATCGCCATGGGCCACGACGGCATGCTCTATTCGCTGCCCTCGCGAGAGATCATCGCCGACTCGGTCGAATACATGGTCAACGCTCACTGCGCCGACGCCATCGTCTGCATCTCCAACTGCGACAAGATCACCCCCGGCATGCTGATGGCCGCCCTGCGCCTGAACATCCCGGTGGTGTTCGTCTCCGGTGGGCCGATGGAAGCCGGCAAGACCAAGCTCGCCAGCCACGGCCTCGATCTGGTCGATGCGATGGTCATCGCCGCCGATGAAAGCGCCTCCGACGAGAAGGTCGCGGAATACGAGCGCAGCGCCTGCCCGACCTGCGGCAGCTGCTCCGGCATGTTCACCGCCAACTCGATGAACTGCCTGGCCGAAGCCCTGGGCCTCGCCCTGCCCGGTAACGGCTCGACCCTGGCGACCCACAGCGATCGCGAGCAGCTGTTCCTGCGCGCCGGCCGTACCGCTGTCGAACTGTGCCAGCGCTATTACGGCGAAGGCGACGAATCGGTGCTGCCGCGCAACATCGCCAGCCGTCGCGCGTTCGAGAATGCCATGACCCTGGACATCGCCATGGGCGGCTCGACCAACACCATCCTGCACCTGCTGGCCGCGGCCCAGGAAGCCGAAGTGGACTTCGACCTGCGCGCCATCGACGCCTTGTCGCGCAAGGTGCCGCAGCTGTGCAAGGTCGCGCCGAACATCCAGAAGTACCACATGGAAGATGTGCACCGCGCCGGCGGCATCTTCTCCATCCTCGGCGAGCTGGCCCGTGGCGGCCTGCTGCACACCGACGTGCCCACCGTGCACAGCCGCAGCATGGAAGAAGCCATCGCCCAGTGGGATATCACCCAGACCCGGGACGAGGCCGTGCACACCTTCTTCAGGGCCGGCCCGGCCGGTATCCCGACGCAGACGGCCTTCAGCCAGTCGACCCGTTGGGACAGCCTGGACCTGGATCGCGCCGAAGGCTGCATTCGCAGCGTCGAGCACGCCTATTCACAGGAAGGTGGCCTCGCCGTGCTCTACGGCAACATCGCGCTGGACGGCTGCGTCGTGAAGACCGCCGGGGTCGACGAATCGATTCTGGTCTTCGAAGGCACGGCGAAGATTTTCGAAAGTCAGGACAGCGCCGTGAAAGGCATCCTCAACGACGAAGTGAAGGCGGGCGACATCGTCATCATCCGTTACGAGGGCCCGAAAGGCGGGCCGGGCATGCAGGAAATGCTTTACCCGACCTCGTACCTGAAATCCAAGGGACTCGGCAAGGCCTGCGCCCTGCTGACCGACGGTCGCTTCTCCGGCGGCACCTCAGGCCTGTCCATCGGCCATGCCTCCCCGGAAGCCGCCGCAGGCGGGGCCATCGGCCTGGTGCGCGATGGCGACAAGGTGCTGATCGACATCCCCAACCGCAGCATCCAGTTGCAGGTCAGTGATGAAGAGCTCTCCCACCGCCGCATCGAGCAGGACAAGAAAGGCTGGAAACCCGCCGCCCCGCGCGCGCGCAAGGTGACCACCGCGCTCAAGGCCTACGCCCTGCTCGCCACCAGCGCCGACAAGGGCGCGGTGCGTAACAAGGCGATGCTCGAAGACTGATCGGGCGATGCAGAAGAGGCCCGAGCTCGCTTCGGCCTCTTCTGCCAGGTGCAGCCTTTACTCGGTCATGACCGGCTCCAGACGCACACCGTCGATCTCAAGGGCCTGGTAGCGTGGCGCGATGAGCTCAAAGGCTCCGCTACCCAGCCGTTCGGCAATGACGTTCTTCTCGGGACTCCCGTCAGGCATCCGCAAATGCCCCAGATGGCGCCATTGCTCCGCGCGACGTCCAAACACCGAAATGGCCCTTGGCCGCACCCCTCTAAGCAGAAGCACTTCCGGCTGGCCGTCAGCATCCAGATCGACCGCAAACAGCGCACAGTCATCCGTCGCGTCGCAATGATGCGCACCGATCGCCCGGGCCAGCGACCCATCGTCGTCGTCCAGCGATTCACCCAACCAGGGCAGCGCGGGCAATGTCTCGGTTTCCGCTGGCGCGCTCGTCCAGGCCCAATAGCTATCCGTCCCCTCGAGCCGTTGCAACGCTGCTTTCAGGTATTCCCGCCGTGTTTCATCCAGATCAGCTTGCTCGACACGCTGGCGGAGTTGCTCCAGATAACGCCTCCCCGGCTCTCCGAGTTTGAAGCGCAGGGCCGCCAGATCGGTTCGTTCCACCGGCACCGAGTGATCGAGCAGCCGCTGGTACTGATTCACCGCACTCAGTTGCAGCGGACTGAGTGCCGGCACATACATCACCACCAGCAGGCATGCGCTCAGAAGCGCCAATGGCGGATTACTCCGCGTGAGCCCGCTTAACCAACCAGGGCCGCGACGGAGCACCGCCGTCAGCAACGCCAGCCCATGCAGCAGCGCCATCAGCGCCAGCAGGGCCGCGAGTATGCGGTCCGGTGTCAGCCCGTACTGGTCGATGCGCAACCACAGCGCATGAATCGCCAGCGCCACGAGCACCAGCAAGCCTATCGAGCTGATATCGACCAGCAGGCGTAGTGGTCGCGGATAATCAGCGGTCTGTTGACCGTCCTGAGCGACCCCATTGAGCAGTGCGAGATGGGCAAACACCAGCGACAGCAGAATCGGCGTTGCATGGCGGGTCGCCCAGAGCGGCTCCAGGCCCGTGAACGGAAGGAACAGCACAAACAGCAACAGGATCACGGCCGTCATCGGCAACAGGAACCGACACATGGCCTGCAACACGTTGCGCAAGGCATCGACCACCTGAATCCGCTCCAGGCCGATGCGCAGCCCGACGGCGACGACCGTGCTGCTGGCGATCCAGATGAAACCGGAGGAAGAGAACAAGTCGATGAAATAGTCGACCCCGAGCATGCGGAACAGACCGGCCCAGAGCAAGATCAACAGCCAGAACACACCGAGCATGACCAGCGCCATGAAAAGCAGCAGGCCGTTGTTCCAGGCATGACGGTAGAGCGCGTTGTAATCGAAGCCCCCCTGATGCGCCGAGTTTCGCGCCTGGATGAAAGGCGTAAGGATGTAGGCCAGCGCCAGTTGGCTCCACAGCAGCACCGTGCCGACAGGTTCATCCAGCAGATACCAGCGTGGCTGCTCGAACTGGACCGCGAGCAACCCCGACAATGCCGTCGGCAACAGGACCGCCGCCAACA is a genomic window of Stutzerimonas stutzeri containing:
- a CDS encoding class I SAM-dependent rRNA methyltransferase produces the protein MTLPSLRLKANADRRLRAGHLWVYSNEVDTAATPLSGFAAGDQAILEAAGGKPLGIVGISPNNLICARLLSRDLKHSLDKSLLVHRIQVALSLRERLFDQPCYRLVYGDSDLLPGLVVDRFHDHLVVQLASATMERNKDAVLEALVQVLKPRGVLWKNDSSARDAEGLERYVDTAFGVVPEWVALEENGVKFEAPVLQGQKTGWFYDHRMNRARLAPYVKGKRVLDLFSYIGGWGVQAAAFGASEVFCVDASAFALDGVERNAALNGVAEKMTCVEGDAFEAIKELKNAEERFDVVITDPPAFIKRKKDLKNGEAAYRRLNEMAMRLLNKDGILVSASCSMHLPEDDLQNILLGSARHLDRNIQLLERGGQGPDHPVHPAIPETRYIKSITCRILPNS
- the ilvD gene encoding dihydroxy-acid dehydratase; this encodes MPDYRSKTSTHGRNMAGARALWRATGMKDEDFKKPIIAIANSFTQFVPGHVHLKDLGQLVAREIEKAGGVAKEFNTIAVDDGIAMGHDGMLYSLPSREIIADSVEYMVNAHCADAIVCISNCDKITPGMLMAALRLNIPVVFVSGGPMEAGKTKLASHGLDLVDAMVIAADESASDEKVAEYERSACPTCGSCSGMFTANSMNCLAEALGLALPGNGSTLATHSDREQLFLRAGRTAVELCQRYYGEGDESVLPRNIASRRAFENAMTLDIAMGGSTNTILHLLAAAQEAEVDFDLRAIDALSRKVPQLCKVAPNIQKYHMEDVHRAGGIFSILGELARGGLLHTDVPTVHSRSMEEAIAQWDITQTRDEAVHTFFRAGPAGIPTQTAFSQSTRWDSLDLDRAEGCIRSVEHAYSQEGGLAVLYGNIALDGCVVKTAGVDESILVFEGTAKIFESQDSAVKGILNDEVKAGDIVIIRYEGPKGGPGMQEMLYPTSYLKSKGLGKACALLTDGRFSGGTSGLSIGHASPEAAAGGAIGLVRDGDKVLIDIPNRSIQLQVSDEELSHRRIEQDKKGWKPAAPRARKVTTALKAYALLATSADKGAVRNKAMLED
- a CDS encoding DUF4153 domain-containing protein; translation: MQRATEQQRALVIYLALGLLQGSILWLASERWPQGSVWQALLSASIVFIVVGGWQLQMLWGQLREAGRGKLLLAAVLLPTALSGLLAVQFEQPRWYLLDEPVGTVLLWSQLALAYILTPFIQARNSAHQGGFDYNALYRHAWNNGLLLFMALVMLGVFWLLILLWAGLFRMLGVDYFIDLFSSSGFIWIASSTVVAVGLRIGLERIQVVDALRNVLQAMCRFLLPMTAVILLLFVLFLPFTGLEPLWATRHATPILLSLVFAHLALLNGVAQDGQQTADYPRPLRLLVDISSIGLLVLVALAIHALWLRIDQYGLTPDRILAALLALMALLHGLALLTAVLRRGPGWLSGLTRSNPPLALLSACLLVVMYVPALSPLQLSAVNQYQRLLDHSVPVERTDLAALRFKLGEPGRRYLEQLRQRVEQADLDETRREYLKAALQRLEGTDSYWAWTSAPAETETLPALPWLGESLDDDDGSLARAIGAHHCDATDDCALFAVDLDADGQPEVLLLRGVRPRAISVFGRRAEQWRHLGHLRMPDGSPEKNVIAERLGSGAFELIAPRYQALEIDGVRLEPVMTE